In Lolium rigidum isolate FL_2022 chromosome 7, APGP_CSIRO_Lrig_0.1, whole genome shotgun sequence, the DNA window AGTCTCTAAAATAAAGGCGTAGCACCTTGTAGCTTTGGAAGTCTGGAGGGAGAGCTGGAGGATTGAAAAGGTTCTTTACTGTTGTTTCTTCTTTGCTGGATCAACTTGAGCTCTATATGATAGTAGAGTTGTGGGTACGGCAAGGAAATCGAGGTTACACTATAAAACCAAACGCTTTCAAATTATGGTTTTACTAGTCCACATGTTGAGAAACGAGTGTGAAAGATTATGCAATATTTATACAGATCCGAGGAATTCAGTTTCAAGAGACAAAGTCTATACCAAGAGCAAAGGTGAGGCTCTCATTTCCCCCCTTCCTCTCTCTCTATCTCCTCGCTACAATACTGTTCTAAGTCTTCTCTCGCTCCCGGGCGCTCCCCCGCCTCAACTCCGGCGCGTCTCCGTATGGAGGAGAAAAGGAGGGGTTGCCTGAAGTGTACAGAGTAGGATTAGATTGTATGGTGTTCTACTGGTAGTGGGCTGCATGCCCGGTAGGTGGAGCGGGCCTTCGGATCTTGGCGACCGGATCTGGAGCAGTTTAaggttcatcttcttcctctgcttGTTTCTCTGGTCGAAGCAGCTGAGCAAGGAGACGAACGGCGCTTCCTTGAATAGAGCCGCAGTTCGTTGCCATCTAGAAGAGCGAAGCTGCTGTGCTGCGGAGTATCCTCTGGCCGGCCATTGAGGCGAGGGGAGGAGCCGATGCGGCTAGCGGTCTGCTGCTTCTTCTTGGTCGCGTCAGGGTGTACGCATGCGGGCGGTGATGCGCGCGCTAGAAGCTGTGTTCCTAGGAGTTCCCACGAGGTCCAAGCAGCTAtccatgacgaagggagccactcCAAGCTCGGGTGTGAAGACGGcccgagcttcttcttcctccaaggTGATGTGCCGACGCGGTGGATCTTCATCGACCTCGACAAAGGATCCACAACCGGCATCGCCCCAAGTGGCAtgttccccggcggcggcgctggatccCGAGCCTTGAGGTCTTGTGGCAGTTGCGGTGGAGAAGACTAGGGATTTGATTGCGTTGTTAGTTTAATTTCTAGGGTCTTTCTTGTAAAAGTCACAACCTTATCCTGTATTTCCCTATTGCTTAGAGATTTGATGTAAACTTGTACCCACCGCTTGATCAATGAAGCTTCCACTGCCCTCGGGCCTTTTCCCGTTAAAAATACCACGAGCAAATGATGAGGAGCATGGTAGTTCCGTTGGTGTTAACGAAGTCCCGTAACTAGATTATTAACTCTAATGCAAGTGGAAGACTAAAGGACTATGccgtagaggcaataataaagtgttattatctaACTCAAGATTTATAATTTTAGTTTATTTCTTTAGTGAATTTCACTTTTTACCCTGTAGTTTTGTATTTGTGACATTAATTACCCCACCGAGTAAAAATTTGTTTAGATTGCCATTTTAAAGGCTCTGTACCCTTATTTTTTCGTGTGTGTCCATTGGGCAAGGTGTTAGGTGATGATCCAGGTCCAAAAATATCAAAACCTTAGTGATGAAGGGAACATATGGATTAAAAAAGTTTGGGCATATATCGTCCATAAGGCCCTTCTATATTTACATATTTTATCGCTCCATATCAACGTATCATACCTATTCTATCTAACAATAATAAGTAAAATAATAAATTAGGTCTAAACCGTGTTTAAAGTCTCCTAAATATTGTATTTTAGTAGAAGTTCCACTAAATgaggtaatatgtgtcacaaatgcagAGTAAAAATTGGAATTCACTCTTATTTCTTTGAATATGATATTCAAAGAAAAACTCACGTACATGTGTAGAGAAACGAAGAAAACAAGTGTTTCTAGTTCTagctctagagctaggtcatgtgTTGTTTGATGACCTGTGTATTCCTGATCATATATGGTTAAGTGTAACATAGATACAAATAATGTGAGTACATTGCTAGGAAGAATAAAATTTTGTTTTAACCCCTTCAATAGCTACATACGCCCGACTTTCTGGttagaaatagaaaaaagagatTTGATTTCTCTTAATCAGCTACGGGATGATCTCTTGGTAAGATGAGACATTTTCAGTATTGTACAATATGCTTTCTTTTGCTCACAgtctcatttttttttctttgcgaaTTACTCTCACAAGCTTTTTCATCTTTGTTTCTGCGTCACGAAATAAATAAAAAGCCTATCAACCAACAGGGCCTGTCAACCAATGTATCTGCCCTTTTAAGCGTCAAGCAAAATCCAAAACTGTTGGTCGGAATTGGCTAACCTGATACCTGACCTGAGCACCTCCAGTACATTTTACTGTTCCAGAGGAGTTGAACTTTTCTCCAAGACTATCGTAATCTTGCATTTCCAGCCTTCCTCAAGCTAAAAGTATAACTGAAGATTCGTCGTTTATTCCATCTTCCCCAAACCCAACTAGAAAAGAGTTCCACCctggttcaaaaaaaaagaagagtTCCACCGGCACTTTCCCATCCAAACGCCAAaaccaagaacaagaagaaaccaACCCCCAATGGTCAACATGGCGGCTGCAATTGCATCCCCCAGCCTTCTCATCCTCCTCTGTCTCAGCTTCCTCCTCACCAGCTCCACCTCGACGGCGCCCTACAACCCTCCCACCGTGCCGGAGCTCATGGACCTGTTCGGCCTCCCGCGCGCGCTCCTCCCGAGCACCgcccggcggtacctcctccacgacGACGGCTCCTTCGAGCTCTTCCTCGACGACGTCTGCGAGGTCGAGGCCGGGGGCTACCGCGTCCTCTACGACATCCGGCTCGCCGGATCCCTGGCGGCCGGGTCGGTCACGGGGCTCGAGGGCGTCCGCGTCCGCGTGCTGTTCGTCTGGGTCCCCGTCACCGGCGTCGAGGTGGGCGGCGGGGTCGTGACCCTCAGCGTCGGGCCCCTCAAGAAGTCGTTCCCGGCCGTCGGGTTCAAGACCAGCCCCCGGTGCGCCGTCGCcggcccggccgccgccgatgtCGCTTAGTATCCAGAGCAGTTAGTTAGGTGCGGTTCTTAGCTAGGCCACTTGTACTCGTATTGCATTGGACGATGAAATACGTGTGTATACATTTTCTTTGCGATGAAATACGTGTCTATACGCATATATCTACACGATATATCATTGTATTTGCGGAAACTAGATGAGCTTTATTTGCCGGCAAGCATGTGTTGGTTGTTTATTTCTTCTTAATGCTGACATTGCTTGTAAACTCTTATAAGACACCACTCACCGGTAATATTCAAATGTGCAAGTAGCAATCTTCATAATTTTCAAATGTGCATGGGCAGCAATCTTTAGCAATAATTTGCAGACGGTAACTCTCCATATGTAATTGCCTTCTTCTATAGTACCTTCATGGTTCTGCTATGCTAAATGTGAGAAATAAAATACTTCACTAATTGCCACATCGTCTATTCAAAAATGATATTAATACCTTCTGTTAATCACCTCACGATCGCCTTACGAAAATACTATCACCTTCTTCCACATATATTTCGACACAAAGAAAACTATATCATCCAAAACTTTTCTATTCAAGAAACAAATATTACTTTTTTTGTTAATCTCCTCATGATAACCCTACGGGCATGGCGTGGCGCCGTGCCAATGCTTCCtagtgtcaattcagttgcaacaTCTCTTGATTAGCACGAGAAGATTAGCATTTCATTAAGGCCACCCATACACATGCAACTGGGACTTCATCATCCAGATATGTACAAAACAATCTAGTTTTTCTCCATCAAGACACTGTGTTAACGAATTAAAATTAAGGTTCAGGAGAAAAGATGGCAAAAGTGCAAAAGAATCTTAAGAACGCAAACAGTGGCGGACCTATGTGCATGTCAGGGGGCCACTGCCCCCCCCCCCGCTTTCGACCGTTCTTTGAAGATTTTTTCATAGGGATTGGCTTAAATGGGATTTTTTTACCCTTTGTCCCCCAAACTTATGTTAAGAGTAGACATGCAATTACCCATCTCCGACTGTAAACAACCAATCAAGGCGTCGTAAACGGCGCTTGCTAGACATCGCGTAGATGTCCAGAATGGCCACTGAAATGCTTCACAAACACACCATACCAGAGGCTGCAACAAGAGAACTCACCAAACCAGCAACTCGTGAGTTTGATATGGGAAAAGATTTAAATGCAGCATCATGTTTAAGAAATAAGAAAAAAGCGAACCAAAGTGAAGGAACGAACGTGAAGTCTATGTTGGCCATGATGACTACAAGGGTTATCGCTGCGCAGCCGAGCAGTAAAACCGGAAGCCGAGCCCAAGAAGCGTCCCAGGCTTCCCGGGCACATGTTCCATGTTGACCCCTAGCTTCTAACCCACCGAAAGCAACGGTGCTggcccctccacctccaccggacATACGGCTGTCCGACTCATTTTACTTCCTAAAATTAACCAAAAATTGAACCGACTCATGTTAAATAAAACATTGACTAGAAGAAAATCATCAAAAATAAGCTTCAAAATACAAATAAATACAATGTAAACTAGGTTCACATATTTCACTTACAAATTCCACAAATTCACGATTGGGAGAGTGGATTATAATAGTACTCGTATCATTTGCACCATTCGATAAGCGACCAGTGCGGCCCCGTCCCGTATTTGCGGAAACTATATGAGCTTTATTTGCCGGCAAACATGTGTTTGTTGTTTCTTTCTTCTTAATGCTAGCATTGCTTGTAAACTCTTATAAGACACCACTCACCGGTCGGTAGGTCGAAAGAGATGTTTCATCAAACGAATAGAATCCATCGATCTGTTTAGAAAATGCTAAATCATTCAAATCGATGAAGTGAAAGTGCAAAAGATACAAAACCACCGCCAATTAGCCCCCCTCAAAATAGATGTGTGTTTTGAAACAACTTTGCTTAATGGCTAATCCTTGTCGCTGCAAACACAAAAAATGTCATTGTTAAGATCCCCAAACGTAGCCGTCGATGGTTGCTAATTTTTATTTGATAGTTGGACGCTGCTACACAGCGGCGCCGCACAAAACTCTTTCCGTGCGGCGGCTCATATCCGGACTTTTCAACGCGCGACAGCATAGTGTGTCAGCCCGATATGATGTGTCTCGGAAACCTGGCGATACTACATGCATGCACAGCAATCGCTTCTGACTTGTGTGGATAAAAACAAGAGCGCATCTACACCCACATATATTTTACGAGAGGTCAAATGTTTCTGGCATTGTTCTTACCGTTCCTTTCCGGCTGCAGCACATGTCTTGTTTACTAGTAATTGCCTGATTAGTTAGGTCTAATTGCCATAATTACTAATTGTGAGATAAAATTAATTATTAATTAACATATTAATTTGCAGTTACCGGATTAGTTACGCCCAGTTGCCAGGTTCAATTGTTGTTcacgtacaatggggtgatgtcagccttctcttagagatgccacgtcagatttttgcttagttggaggggagagaatgaagagagagaagactgtcttcccttagctaagggatcatctcttacaaaataagagaagactattttctccattgtatcacatatgtcttcccttagcaacaaatttcctaccaaaatttaattattaatattaattgctagagatggcaGTAAGAGATAATAcgttgtatgacttatatctaatgccttctctagctgatgtggcgGGATAAGAGAAAGCATgctttctctaccattgtacatggtgCGAGAAAATCGCCAGAATCATTAAGCCTAATTTCCAGATTAAAATAAGCCTAACTGCCAGGTAACGCATGGATGGACTACTCTTCCACGCGCTTGTCGGTGGCGTCTTCGTGCTCATCGACGACGTCCCTGCGATGGGGAAGGGCGCCTCCTCCACACGCTCGTCGACGTCCTCGCCCTAGGAACGGCACCGTCCCCATGAGCACGCCGCGGACCTCGCCGGCGACAGCCTCAGCCACGAGGGACACCTCGTCCTCTTCGTGAGCACGCTGCAGATCCTCGCCGGCGATGGCCTCCCCTGGgacagctcctcctcctcgcgagtGAGCCGTAGATGCTCGCCGGCGAAGGCCTCCACCGGCTAGCAGAGACTCCTCCTCGCGAGCGTGTAGTAGATGGTCGCCGGCAAAAATCCCCCCGGCTAGCGGAGGCTCCTCCTCGCGAGCGCGCCGTAGATGCTCGGCGGCGAAGGCCTCCCCCGGCTAGCAGAGGTTCTTCATCGCGAGCGTGCCGTAGATGCTCGCAGGCCAAGGCCTGGCTAGTTGCGGCTCCTCGTAGCGAGCGCGCCGCAGatgctcgacggcggcggcgcagctccACGTGATGACTGATGAGAGAGAGGGCAGATTGTGTGGTCCGGAGCTACTTGCGGGGATAATGATAACTGGATAAGGTGACGCGGTGCGGGTGGGGTTGGAAGCTCACAATGGAAAAAAGTCACGGTCGCTTATAGGGCGCGATGCAGTTTATTGGCGCGTCGCACGGAGTGCTGCTTATGCGGCGCCTCTGGGTAGATTTTCCCTTGATAGTTTTATGGAAGTAACTGTGAGACGGTCCATCATATCCATTTTCTTCAGGAAATTTTAGAAGAAATGTCTTTGAAAATAATATTCTGTCCGTAGCGACACTTATTTTTGAATTGGATGTAGTACTAAGGATGATGCAAGAACCTAATATGGTTAATCACATACTCATCTAACAGGAGTAACAAAGAAAGAACCCCAAAACAAAACCTAGCAAGGAAACGAGTCCGTCTTTGTCCCTCTCGACAAGAAAAAGGtcacgccgtctgtgggaatcgaacCCACGACCACGTGGTTAAAAGCCACGCGCTCTACCAGCTGAGCTAAGACGGCTTGGACGAATGTAAATCAGTCATTGTAGAATTTGACACATACTTCCCCAGATGTGAATGGAAAATTTCCACTGCTGAGATCATTACGGAATCAGTCCAAACAAGAGATTGCAGCTGCACTGCTGTGCAGGTTTCCCAATTCTGAGTTATCCATGTTTTCGAAATCAGCAGTGTGCTTTCCCGATGATATGTTAATAAGAATAAACAGGACATCACATTTCAGAACGGTTGCCCTTGGAATGCCAAGGATATACTCCGGAAATAAAGCCATTGTAGGTCTCTACTTGCTACTAATATTTACATTCTCTGAAGAAACGCAATACTTAGCCACTGCTGCCAGTGAAGAGTGAGCACTGTCACCTGAAACATTCACTGAAACAGGTTGCTGCCTAATCCGGGACAAGAGGATTGAAACCTCGTGTGTCGCAAGATCCATCCGCTCATCTGATTTGGCTGCTTCGCTAACCAGAGCCGAGGCAATAGACTGCAGTGTTTTCACCCTCTGTGATGCTCCGCTATGATTCAAGGACTTGGAAGGCGGAGGCAAGTTTTTGTGCCATCGGACAGGAAGGTAATGGTCCGGGATCTGACAGTAGTTTAGCGATGTGAGCACACGCAGGGTATGCCTGCAGAGGATCCCTGATGACTCAAACATTTGGCAGCTGCAAGAAATTAGCTCCTCCCTTTGGTTCCACGTGACTATGCACCCGCCTTCTGTCTTGGTATGGTGCCGGACAAGAAAAACATCCCCTTCCAAGTGGAAGGATGCGTAATGGGCAGATGCAACAAGCTCATCCTGTAGCTTAGAGAATGCATATGGGGTGAGAATAGCCGCAGCATGGCCTTCCATGGGAGTTGATGTCTTCAAGCTTATGTTCTGCAAATTTTGTCGCATTGCTTGTTGCTCCCCAGCTGGGTCTTTGTAGTCAACAACTAGTGCAACCTATATAAAACGTGATGAAAGATATAAGGCCCCTTTCACTTTGCACAAAGTAAGCATGCATCAAAGTACAGTAAACTCATCTGAAGCAGCATTGACTAATGAAAAGGGTATCACAGTTTTTCTTAGAGAGAGATCTAATCAGCAATTCAGCATAAGCAAAAAAAATGGCATCTGGCAAAGATAAGATGAAACTCTCACCTGCTCAATAAAACGGGATAGGTATCTTTGAGCACCCAATATCCGCTGAATGAAATCATTTATTGACTTTGATACTCCTAGAGAAGCAGTCAGCCCTGCCAAAAAATGCCCTCTCAAATATGGCGATACCCAGCTACTCCGTGATGCAAACAGACTAGAAATATCCCTATTTCCATGTAGTCCGTAGCAGTCCACCATGCCACTCCACCCAAGATCAAAGTCTATTGTGCTTTCCATGCTGTACAGCCTATAGAACTCATTTTCCCAGTCATTGTAGTGTTCCCCAAGAACCGGACTGAACCAAGATGGAAACCTGGCTGCAATACACCAGATGGAGAACGCATGCTTTGTGTTGGGCAGCTCCTTTTCAACTGCTTCTTTGAGATATACATTTTGATCAGTCAATATAGTCTGAGGGGCTTTTCTGTTCATGAAGTTGAGAAACACCTGTCAATAACAAAGACTTCCTAAGAGAACAGTTGCAAAGAGGACCATGAGTTTCCACCCTCAATAGTTACCTGTATTGCCCAAGTGAAGGATTGCAGATTCTCCTCCCTTAGAAGCGTGCAACCGAAGAAGCAAGGCATGCCATGGTTGTTCATTCCAATCCAAATACCTAGCGACATGTCCAGCGCAGTTAACCGATTAGAGGTGTCAAACACAAGAGCATCACCAAATACCTCATAAGACTGAATCGACGATGCATACGACCAGGCGATATTCTCAAGGCGATTGTTAGCGTCTTTGGTGAAGTCATACTTGAAATTGGGATCCTTCTCCTTGAAAATTCTGCACATTTTAACCAGGTCCACGTTCTCTTCCTCCTGGTCGAGCCTCCTGAAGGAATGAATGAGGTTCCTCACATCCTTCTCGGCGAACGGGAGGCTCCCCGGCTCAACGCACCTCTCCAGCTCCATGATCCTCACCATCTGCTGCACAGAGATCCCAGACTTCGCAAGCAATAAGATCCGGTCCCTGTCCGAGTCCGAGATGACGCGGCACGCCGGCGGGAGAGGCCGCGCCTGGTCCTGCCGTAGGAGCTCGTGGTTGTGGTGGTCGGAGAAGCCCGTGACCCGCCACTCCGGACCCCCCGCGCCGGCGTCCCTGCCGATGCGGAGGAGCGCTCGGCACCCGCAGCGGGAGGACTTCCTGTTCCTCTGAGGCGCGGCGCCGTCGCCGAAGGGCTTCGCGGGCGCGTTCCCGGCGCGGTGGCACACGAAGTACCGCCGGGTGAGCCCCTTGCCCACGCCGTCCTTGCCCTCCGTCCGGTGCCGCCGGATCGAGAACCCGCGCCGCTTCGCGTACCCGCCGTAGAACTCGTACGCCGCGTCGTGGGTCGGAAACCGCTGCCCAATGTACGGGGCGgagtcagccgccgccgccgccaccgtgtcGTTCGAAGAGTACTCCGCCTCATCATCCCCGCTGCTGGTTCCTTCCATGGAGGACGCGTGCGGCTCTAGAAGGTCGCCGCGAGATGCGGATTCGGCGGGCATCTGGCCAGCGGGGGCGAATCAGGACGGGAGGGGAAGAGGAAGGCGTAATTTGAAGGGTAGGTGGATTTCTGAGACGAAGACGGTGGCCCGGCTTACCGGCGGTGTCCCTGGGTTAGGGTCTTCGATGGAGAATCCGGCGACGGTGGCCGGAGGAATAGCCGGAGGAAATCTATCACGTTCACCGACGAACTATCGCGAAATGTAATGATGAATGGGCCTTCGTCAAAAGGATAAGAGGGCCTTGGGCTGTAGTCGAGTAGCTTGCGGGCTGATTAAGATCTCAAACTTTCTCCTTCTAAAAAAAAAGGAGCTTAACTTTCTATAGAAAATCTTACTCCATCCGACTCAAATCAATTGTCGCAGATTTAGACAAAAAATATTGTCAGAAATCTCTCTAAGTTCATTGAACATGCGATAAATAATTTGGATCAGAGCTACTACGACTTTCTTTCTAACACCAATAATCCGGCAAGTGAAGGCACGTCATGATCCAACTTTTAGGTGTCCAATTTGGAGATGTTTTCTACTTATTTCGGTGGACACATGTTTGCTTTCAATTATTCTGGTAGATTCTACATGTGTTTGTTGTAGTTTGACTCAGTGGCGGGTCTAGGGGCAAGCACCAAAACTTGATTGACGAAGCAAGCCAACCCGATAACAAAATTTGATTCCGCTTGGGGGTGGGCGGTATCAACGAACATTTGGGCACCAAAATCA includes these proteins:
- the LOC124669966 gene encoding uncharacterized protein LOC124669966, with amino-acid sequence MVNMAAAIASPSLLILLCLSFLLTSSTSTAPYNPPTVPELMDLFGLPRALLPSTARRYLLHDDGSFELFLDDVCEVEAGGYRVLYDIRLAGSLAAGSVTGLEGVRVRVLFVWVPVTGVEVGGGVVTLSVGPLKKSFPAVGFKTSPRCAVAGPAAADVA
- the LOC124671970 gene encoding protein FAR1-RELATED SEQUENCE 11-like; translation: MPAESASRGDLLEPHASSMEGTSSGDDEAEYSSNDTVAAAAADSAPYIGQRFPTHDAAYEFYGGYAKRRGFSIRRHRTEGKDGVGKGLTRRYFVCHRAGNAPAKPFGDGAAPQRNRKSSRCGCRALLRIGRDAGAGGPEWRVTGFSDHHNHELLRQDQARPLPPACRVISDSDRDRILLLAKSGISVQQMVRIMELERCVEPGSLPFAEKDVRNLIHSFRRLDQEEENVDLVKMCRIFKEKDPNFKYDFTKDANNRLENIAWSYASSIQSYEVFGDALVFDTSNRLTALDMSLGIWIGMNNHGMPCFFGCTLLREENLQSFTWAIQVFLNFMNRKAPQTILTDQNVYLKEAVEKELPNTKHAFSIWCIAARFPSWFSPVLGEHYNDWENEFYRLYSMESTIDFDLGWSGMVDCYGLHGNRDISSLFASRSSWVSPYLRGHFLAGLTASLGVSKSINDFIQRILGAQRYLSRFIEQVALVVDYKDPAGEQQAMRQNLQNISLKTSTPMEGHAAAILTPYAFSKLQDELVASAHYASFHLEGDVFLVRHHTKTEGGCIVTWNQREELISCSCQMFESSGILCRHTLRVLTSLNYCQIPDHYLPVRWHKNLPPPSKSLNHSGASQRVKTLQSIASALVSEAAKSDERMDLATHEVSILLSRIRQQPVSVNVSGDSAHSSLAAVAKYCVSSENVNISSK